In Bdellovibrio sp. GT3, one genomic interval encodes:
- a CDS encoding LTA synthase family protein, translating into MFGHSLRLIKIFALILLLMVFYALARAEFLIWNWNLFHSKSGADILWAFFVGMRFDLSAAFCGVAPILLLSFFPWPGKWNSVWEKVTWGLFCLVNVPFLILNLVDTEFINFVGRRFTYDTIFILNEAQGKMLNFVGSYWLLFLINTVIVAALMVSSWFLLRRPFGKTHWQGSFKAWGAHGLMCFLALALAVFGIRGGFQRKPINFVNANVFTAPLLNNLVLNSTFTFIKSYGANDIKHEKYFADKNEMLALLNGSFVGSSLKGQRPSAPQNVMIIMLESFGSEYFGTVDGVTRTPFLDSLMKKSLVFENAYANGRRSIEGIAAIMGGIPALMSEPFISSHFTANYFLGLGTLLADKKYSTSFFHGGHNGTMYFDSFMQSAGIEKYYGASEYGNSKDDDGVWGIWDEPFLQWMLKEVNGFKQPFLTSVFTLSSHQPFKVPAQYQDVFKEGSLPILKTIAYTDMSLEKFFAEAAKQPWFKNTLFVITADHTSIHYRPEYTNEVGDYMVPIFFYHPEFKFPKVDSKMVVQHIDILPTILDFLEIPQKEENYMGSSIFVDGDKVAVVFNDGIYQLFAKDYRIRWALGQAEPVMFAIEDRAGETPLTEPAARKAVLLNKMKAQIQYFNEGMWDNKLYYPNPGR; encoded by the coding sequence ATGTTTGGACACTCTTTACGACTGATTAAGATCTTTGCTCTGATTCTGCTTTTGATGGTGTTTTACGCCCTGGCGCGGGCGGAGTTTTTGATCTGGAATTGGAACTTATTTCACTCCAAATCGGGAGCCGACATCCTATGGGCGTTCTTTGTGGGGATGCGTTTTGACCTCTCGGCAGCATTTTGTGGGGTGGCTCCGATCCTTTTACTTAGCTTTTTCCCTTGGCCTGGCAAATGGAACTCTGTTTGGGAGAAGGTCACTTGGGGCTTGTTCTGCCTGGTAAACGTACCCTTTTTGATCCTGAATCTGGTGGATACCGAGTTTATCAATTTCGTGGGCCGCCGCTTCACCTACGACACTATTTTTATTTTGAATGAGGCCCAGGGCAAAATGCTGAACTTTGTCGGCAGCTACTGGCTGTTGTTTTTGATCAACACGGTGATTGTCGCAGCGTTGATGGTTTCATCCTGGTTCCTGCTGCGCAGACCTTTTGGAAAAACTCACTGGCAGGGCAGTTTCAAAGCCTGGGGAGCGCATGGCCTTATGTGTTTTCTGGCTTTGGCTTTGGCGGTATTTGGTATTCGCGGGGGCTTTCAAAGAAAGCCTATTAACTTTGTAAATGCCAATGTTTTCACAGCGCCGCTCTTGAACAATCTGGTGCTGAATTCGACTTTCACGTTTATCAAAAGCTACGGGGCCAACGACATTAAGCATGAAAAGTATTTCGCGGATAAGAACGAGATGCTGGCGTTGCTGAATGGTTCCTTTGTCGGCAGCAGTCTGAAAGGGCAGCGCCCGTCGGCACCGCAAAATGTGATGATCATCATGTTGGAAAGCTTTGGCTCTGAATACTTTGGTACGGTCGATGGTGTGACTCGCACTCCGTTCCTGGATTCGTTGATGAAAAAGTCATTGGTGTTTGAAAATGCCTACGCCAATGGACGCCGCTCCATTGAGGGGATTGCGGCGATCATGGGAGGAATTCCCGCGCTGATGAGTGAACCTTTTATTTCGTCGCACTTTACCGCGAATTACTTTCTGGGACTGGGAACACTGCTGGCGGATAAAAAGTACTCCACCAGCTTTTTTCATGGCGGGCATAACGGAACGATGTACTTTGATTCCTTCATGCAGAGTGCTGGTATCGAGAAATATTACGGAGCCAGCGAATACGGGAACTCCAAGGACGATGACGGCGTCTGGGGAATTTGGGATGAACCTTTCCTGCAGTGGATGCTGAAAGAGGTTAATGGCTTTAAGCAGCCGTTTTTGACGTCGGTTTTTACCCTTAGCTCCCATCAGCCGTTCAAAGTTCCAGCCCAGTATCAGGACGTGTTTAAAGAAGGATCATTGCCGATTTTAAAAACTATCGCTTATACGGATATGTCCTTGGAAAAGTTTTTTGCCGAGGCTGCAAAGCAACCATGGTTTAAGAATACTTTGTTTGTTATCACGGCAGATCATACTTCAATCCACTACCGTCCGGAGTATACGAATGAAGTCGGGGACTATATGGTTCCGATTTTCTTCTATCATCCAGAGTTTAAATTTCCGAAAGTGGATTCCAAGATGGTGGTGCAACACATAGATATTCTGCCGACCATTTTGGACTTTTTGGAAATTCCGCAGAAGGAAGAGAATTACATGGGGAGCTCTATCTTCGTGGATGGCGATAAGGTGGCTGTGGTGTTTAACGACGGAATCTATCAGTTGTTTGCCAAGGATTATCGTATTCGTTGGGCCCTGGGACAAGCGGAGCCTGTGATGTTTGCGATTGAGGATCGGGCAGGGGAAACCCCGTTGACTGAGCCCGCGGCACGCAAAGCTGTCTTGTTAAATAAAATGAAGGCACAGATTCAGTATTTTAACGAAGGTATGTGGGATAATAAACTCTACTATCCTAACCCAGGTCGATAA
- a CDS encoding PilZ domain-containing protein: MGPLTIFKTINNEVHKRFLLETLVAIEGEILIKGDDDEKEHVNAVSINDKNQIQCVMTDGSKLKFGLKSVLTCYFRVNNEKYMFEATALPFEGGLNLSLKDLFHLQRRKNFRYTLPSGFQADCLIATLNLQQSNTTCRLIDVSTEGCAILLTAEMPTLRLDDRVEAVIFLEEREPIPVQGFVKNLRVHGDDMVIGLEFNHLANSSEFAIMSAIVEMQRSAYKKAG, encoded by the coding sequence ATGGGACCATTGACTATATTCAAAACCATCAACAATGAAGTTCACAAAAGATTCCTTCTGGAAACTCTTGTGGCTATTGAAGGCGAAATCCTGATCAAAGGTGATGATGATGAAAAAGAGCATGTGAATGCGGTTTCCATCAATGACAAGAATCAGATTCAATGCGTGATGACCGATGGATCCAAACTGAAGTTTGGCCTGAAAAGTGTCCTGACTTGCTATTTCCGTGTGAACAACGAGAAGTACATGTTCGAAGCCACGGCCCTGCCTTTCGAAGGCGGACTGAACCTGTCCCTGAAGGATCTGTTTCACCTGCAAAGAAGAAAGAACTTCCGCTACACCCTGCCTTCAGGATTTCAAGCGGACTGTTTGATCGCAACTTTGAATTTACAACAATCAAACACAACTTGCCGTCTGATTGACGTCTCCACAGAAGGCTGCGCGATTTTGCTGACAGCGGAAATGCCGACATTGCGTCTGGATGACCGTGTGGAAGCTGTTATCTTTTTGGAGGAGCGCGAACCGATTCCGGTTCAGGGATTCGTCAAGAATCTGCGCGTTCACGGAGATGACATGGTGATCGGACTTGAGTTCAATCACCTGGCAAATTCCAGCGAATTTGCCATCATGAGCGCCATTGTGGAAATGCAGCGCTCTGCCTACAAAAAAGCCGGTTAA
- a CDS encoding cyclic nucleotide-binding domain-containing protein has product MSVKTFKKGEVIFKDGDKITSVYLIQSGGASQCLIRGKKNVEFFQLGPSHFLGDQVILGAQTHPTAAVATAETKVLEIPVDTLKQTYEGAPQMLKVIIKSLAERLRMGVNEVRSSKLEKDSSPCPEDQVAKAFGAVFHTANHKGDKTTLPGRVVIEWQMMKQYSQRVMGESPKRVEQIINILVKQKLALYEMGKPVDNPEGADEIQKVHFLDLNLVEAFFEFFQYYYFKGAGKSELLRVDEVCLNLLDGLLKVTGDTPEVDRFGITSIEFAKFSEYCTNELGFALNNDHFTRLEGKGIFMKRRTVGTGVLLQFEIKEFRSMLQSWKMLREIDKWNERGYVDINEKEEKPKKKTNGPQCPQCNSEVVAGAKFCGECGHKLVSAA; this is encoded by the coding sequence ATGTCCGTAAAAACCTTTAAAAAAGGCGAAGTCATCTTCAAGGATGGCGATAAAATCACCTCTGTTTACCTGATTCAGTCAGGTGGCGCTTCTCAGTGTCTGATTCGTGGTAAAAAGAACGTTGAATTCTTTCAGTTGGGACCGTCTCATTTCCTGGGAGATCAGGTCATTCTGGGAGCGCAAACTCACCCGACAGCAGCTGTCGCCACAGCTGAAACCAAGGTACTTGAAATTCCTGTTGATACATTGAAACAAACTTACGAAGGCGCTCCACAAATGCTGAAAGTGATCATCAAGTCACTGGCAGAGCGTCTGCGCATGGGCGTGAATGAAGTTCGCTCCTCGAAACTTGAAAAAGACTCCTCCCCATGTCCTGAGGATCAGGTCGCGAAAGCTTTCGGCGCGGTCTTCCACACAGCAAATCACAAAGGCGATAAAACGACTTTGCCTGGTCGCGTGGTAATCGAATGGCAGATGATGAAGCAATACTCTCAACGTGTGATGGGCGAGAGTCCAAAGCGTGTCGAGCAGATTATCAACATTCTGGTGAAACAAAAACTGGCTTTGTACGAGATGGGCAAACCCGTCGACAATCCAGAGGGCGCTGACGAGATTCAAAAAGTCCACTTCCTGGATTTGAATCTGGTTGAAGCTTTCTTTGAGTTCTTCCAATACTACTATTTTAAAGGTGCCGGAAAGTCCGAGCTTTTACGCGTGGACGAAGTCTGTCTGAATCTTTTGGACGGTCTTTTGAAAGTCACAGGCGATACTCCTGAAGTCGACCGTTTTGGTATCACCAGTATCGAATTCGCAAAGTTTTCCGAGTACTGCACCAATGAACTTGGCTTTGCCTTGAACAACGATCACTTCACCCGTCTAGAGGGCAAAGGGATCTTTATGAAGCGTCGTACAGTTGGTACGGGCGTGTTACTGCAATTTGAAATCAAAGAGTTCCGTTCGATGTTGCAAAGCTGGAAGATGCTTCGCGAGATCGATAAATGGAATGAGCGCGGTTACGTCGACATCAACGAAAAAGAAGAGAAACCGAAAAAGAAAACCAATGGCCCACAATGCCCTCAGTGTAACTCTGAAGTCGTGGCTGGCGCCAAATTCTGCGGAGAGTGTGGCCATAAACTGGTCAGCGCGGCTTAA
- a CDS encoding HNH endonuclease, protein MEYYFSAAPEAHQKKEKAKARELRQSQWWRQELGKGVCYHCGVKFKSAELTMDHLIPIARGGKSTKNNCVPSCKDCNSKKGHKTRAEMALEELKITKDENTEE, encoded by the coding sequence ATGGAATACTACTTTAGCGCAGCCCCTGAGGCTCACCAAAAAAAGGAAAAAGCGAAAGCTCGCGAGCTTCGTCAAAGCCAATGGTGGCGCCAGGAACTGGGCAAGGGAGTTTGCTATCACTGCGGAGTGAAGTTTAAGTCTGCAGAGCTAACCATGGATCATTTGATTCCCATCGCTCGCGGCGGTAAATCCACCAAGAACAACTGCGTTCCATCCTGCAAAGACTGCAACAGCAAAAAGGGTCATAAGACCCGTGCAGAGATGGCATTGGAAGAGCTGAAAATCACTAAGGATGAAAATACTGAGGAATAG
- a CDS encoding DNA topoisomerase VI subunit B has product MSKITKSSTAEYFAKNLQQVGFSSPLKAVLTTLKEAVDNSLDACESSGILPDLLVEISKVGSGSTKNTDLIRIVVEDNGPGIEGEDLAKVYGEYLASSKFGRGQCSRGQQGIGISAATTWAQMTNARGVSVVSKTKKMRKAISAQVDVDIKSNTGVVKNKETIDWDRDHGTRVEFILDGRIQLNGDGGILTYIEGTILVNPHMTITYKLNEGDFVTVTRVSSEVPQVPEASLPHPHTFKLGEFITHATLFGKVTLSKFLKTGFSRISDQSIKDFTKNGLPKNLLEKPITSLTEEDFKKVFQAVQNTDLMAPSTKSVLTVGEEALSKSITRLGEIDFFAVVTRKPTICDFKPVVVEVALARFKDRNQQNDSPVTLLRFANRVPLQFDKSGCAITWAIESVNWKTYGLGQPKDSLPLGPYIFAISIVSPFIKFKNASKETIDASEELVAEIRLALIQAGQKLSRHIKKEVKEADLERKLAHIEQFGPILVEGLARIINAPESRKKKAEEGLKKLLGRDSEEAIADLEAAESKLLAQKQREKKKGIDHGDEEEIDVISAEDIHEEAEAQGTKKSTTKKAVGTQKAVGTTKKTTGKKA; this is encoded by the coding sequence GTGAGCAAAATTACCAAAAGTAGTACAGCTGAATATTTTGCTAAGAACCTTCAGCAAGTCGGGTTCTCGTCTCCATTGAAAGCCGTTTTGACGACTTTGAAAGAAGCCGTAGATAACTCATTAGATGCCTGTGAATCATCGGGCATTTTGCCGGATCTGTTAGTAGAAATTTCCAAAGTGGGCAGTGGTTCCACTAAAAATACTGATTTAATTCGCATCGTTGTTGAAGACAACGGTCCCGGAATCGAAGGCGAGGATCTTGCCAAGGTTTACGGGGAATATCTGGCATCTTCCAAGTTCGGCCGCGGGCAATGTTCCCGTGGACAACAAGGTATTGGTATCTCTGCAGCCACCACATGGGCGCAGATGACTAACGCTCGCGGTGTGAGTGTTGTTTCCAAGACCAAAAAGATGCGTAAAGCGATTTCGGCGCAAGTCGATGTCGACATCAAATCCAATACAGGTGTAGTGAAAAACAAAGAAACGATCGATTGGGATCGTGATCACGGAACTCGTGTTGAATTCATCCTTGATGGACGTATTCAATTGAACGGTGACGGTGGTATTTTGACTTATATCGAGGGCACAATCCTTGTGAATCCTCATATGACAATTACTTACAAACTGAACGAAGGCGACTTCGTTACTGTGACTCGTGTAAGTTCCGAAGTTCCGCAAGTTCCAGAGGCCTCTTTACCGCATCCTCATACGTTCAAATTGGGTGAGTTTATCACTCATGCGACGTTGTTCGGTAAAGTGACGCTATCCAAGTTCTTGAAAACTGGTTTCTCACGTATTAGCGATCAATCGATCAAAGACTTCACTAAGAATGGTCTTCCAAAGAACCTTTTGGAAAAGCCAATCACGTCTTTGACTGAAGAAGACTTTAAAAAGGTCTTCCAGGCGGTTCAAAATACAGATTTGATGGCGCCTTCAACGAAGTCTGTTTTGACTGTCGGTGAGGAAGCACTTTCCAAATCCATCACTCGCTTGGGTGAGATCGACTTTTTTGCAGTTGTGACTCGTAAACCAACAATTTGTGACTTTAAACCTGTGGTGGTTGAAGTTGCGTTGGCACGTTTCAAAGACCGCAATCAACAAAACGATTCTCCGGTAACACTTCTTCGTTTCGCCAACCGCGTTCCACTTCAGTTCGACAAATCTGGATGTGCGATCACTTGGGCGATCGAATCTGTAAACTGGAAAACTTATGGCTTGGGTCAACCTAAAGACTCTTTGCCACTAGGTCCTTATATCTTCGCGATTTCTATCGTTTCTCCGTTCATCAAATTTAAAAATGCCTCGAAAGAAACTATCGATGCATCTGAAGAGTTGGTGGCAGAGATTCGCCTGGCATTGATCCAGGCAGGTCAAAAACTATCCCGTCACATCAAAAAAGAAGTGAAGGAAGCTGATCTAGAGAGAAAATTGGCTCACATCGAGCAATTTGGTCCGATCCTTGTTGAAGGATTGGCGCGAATCATTAATGCACCTGAATCTCGTAAGAAAAAAGCTGAAGAAGGTTTGAAAAAACTTTTGGGCCGCGATTCTGAAGAGGCGATTGCAGACTTGGAAGCAGCAGAATCCAAACTTTTGGCGCAAAAACAGCGTGAAAAGAAAAAAGGTATCGATCATGGTGACGAAGAGGAAATCGATGTGATTTCTGCTGAAGACATTCATGAAGAAGCTGAGGCACAAGGTACTAAAAAATCTACGACGAAAAAAGCCGTTGGCACTCAAAAAGCCGTAGGTACGACTAAGAAAACGACTGGGAAAAAAGCGTAA
- a CDS encoding DNA topoisomerase VI yields MAKLLSVRELKIDIPKEARILADKMLKDLEQSKRPVLEAVKTSLDNSLYNAKVGYLTPGDKVVRTELNVSSVQKLARVVFVLEILLNNLEIGSVNTKRELYYMCKGLIKGNSRLKPLDFDDQSESDSIIDFIGDMLEVYREELNCFANDRGGQTYSQQLVVTETLNDGDKAVVDLSTLGTSPFQPKNKPQSLKLKAKKKIDFCLIVESEGTANTLVSMGFTKRNNCIVMGAQGVPSNGVRGWSKLIQDELDVPMYFFGDLDAYTMQNIFRTLKAGSAASLIRNSNFSAPNVRFLGVLPEDVKKYDLPHYKVKESDPAEARALKKAKDALENDPFFLDKKNKNLADILRWLIKEKIRCEQQSYFSVDPKDPIKTEKLILEKIKRGSYV; encoded by the coding sequence ATGGCAAAATTACTTAGCGTTCGCGAATTAAAAATTGATATTCCAAAAGAGGCCCGCATCTTGGCTGACAAGATGTTGAAGGACCTTGAACAGTCTAAACGCCCGGTTTTAGAGGCGGTTAAGACATCACTGGACAACTCGTTGTACAACGCCAAGGTGGGTTACCTAACTCCCGGGGATAAAGTTGTTCGTACTGAGTTGAACGTTTCTTCCGTGCAAAAACTGGCGCGTGTGGTTTTCGTTTTGGAAATTCTTTTGAACAACTTGGAAATTGGCTCTGTAAATACAAAGCGTGAGCTTTATTACATGTGCAAAGGTTTGATCAAAGGGAACTCTCGTTTGAAGCCGTTGGATTTCGATGACCAATCTGAATCAGATTCTATCATCGATTTCATCGGCGACATGCTTGAAGTGTACCGTGAAGAATTGAACTGCTTCGCCAATGACCGTGGTGGACAAACTTATTCTCAACAATTGGTTGTGACTGAAACTTTGAACGATGGTGATAAAGCCGTTGTCGATCTTTCAACTTTGGGTACATCTCCATTCCAACCGAAAAATAAACCGCAATCTTTGAAGTTGAAGGCGAAAAAGAAAATCGACTTCTGCTTGATCGTTGAGTCCGAAGGTACGGCGAATACGCTTGTATCCATGGGTTTCACGAAACGTAACAACTGTATCGTCATGGGTGCCCAAGGGGTTCCATCGAATGGTGTTCGTGGTTGGTCAAAATTGATTCAAGACGAACTTGATGTTCCGATGTACTTCTTCGGAGATCTCGATGCGTACACAATGCAAAATATCTTCCGTACTTTGAAAGCGGGTTCTGCGGCATCTTTGATCCGTAACTCTAATTTCTCTGCACCGAATGTTAGATTCCTGGGTGTATTGCCTGAAGACGTGAAAAAATATGATCTTCCTCACTACAAAGTGAAGGAATCTGATCCAGCGGAAGCCCGCGCTTTGAAAAAAGCCAAGGATGCGTTGGAAAACGATCCGTTCTTCTTGGATAAAAAGAACAAAAACTTGGCAGACATCCTGCGCTGGTTGATCAAAGAAAAGATTCGTTGCGAGCAACAATCTTACTTCTCGGTCGACCCGAAGGATCCGATCAAGACAGAGAAATTGATCCTCGAAAAAATCAAACGCGGTTCTTACGTTTAA
- a CDS encoding carboxypeptidase-like regulatory domain-containing protein has product MKKILIVAMLLLGACAGKQEKKELKSPLEVLNGKVYGVREDSTMPTIPATGTKNQITRVRGALMLGEGVSATPLKHTKVRMLDDDGVTVGEATSDLQGKFRFSDIYFNGHYTVEITSPKYKGATRIYINSYDQEVVVVATPL; this is encoded by the coding sequence ATGAAAAAGATTTTGATCGTAGCGATGTTGTTGCTTGGCGCATGTGCCGGCAAACAAGAGAAAAAGGAACTTAAAAGTCCTTTGGAAGTTTTAAATGGCAAAGTCTATGGTGTGCGTGAAGACTCCACCATGCCGACGATTCCTGCGACTGGAACTAAAAATCAAATCACGCGGGTTCGGGGAGCACTGATGTTGGGCGAAGGCGTTTCAGCAACTCCATTGAAGCACACCAAGGTTAGAATGTTGGATGATGATGGGGTCACCGTTGGCGAAGCCACTTCGGACCTCCAGGGGAAGTTCAGGTTCTCTGATATCTATTTCAACGGGCACTATACTGTCGAAATTACCTCGCCTAAATACAAAGGTGCCACGCGAATTTACATCAACAGCTATGATCAGGAAGTCGTCGTCGTCGCCACACCTTTGTGA